In Myxococcales bacterium, the following proteins share a genomic window:
- the recO gene encoding DNA repair protein RecO: MAHKTHDTRAWLLRRVEYGESDLVLTLFTETLGRVSALARGAKKSQRRFGSALEPMHTLRVRLDERAGAELLQLREAKLETPRAMLLTSLERMEVAGRALGWVRRAAPPRTAEPAVWRALEVFFSRLELPDPALSARAELAHAGLSLLVAFGWGLDLARCVSCGKACPTAQTALVDVARGGLICVSCGGARLRLGAGPRARMIRAAEGESGVLEPGDVDAALTLIDRALSVHLGFE, from the coding sequence ATCGCTCACAAGACGCACGACACCCGAGCCTGGCTCTTGCGCCGGGTCGAGTACGGCGAGAGTGATCTGGTCCTCACGCTCTTCACCGAGACGCTGGGCAGAGTCAGCGCGCTCGCGCGGGGAGCGAAGAAGAGTCAGCGGCGCTTTGGCAGCGCACTCGAACCAATGCACACGCTTCGGGTGCGACTCGACGAACGCGCTGGTGCGGAGCTGCTGCAGCTCCGGGAGGCGAAGCTCGAGACCCCGCGTGCCATGCTCTTGACCAGTCTGGAGCGCATGGAGGTCGCGGGCCGCGCGCTCGGTTGGGTGCGCCGCGCCGCGCCGCCGCGCACGGCAGAGCCAGCGGTGTGGCGTGCGCTCGAGGTGTTCTTCTCGCGGCTCGAGCTACCGGATCCGGCATTGTCAGCGCGCGCGGAGCTCGCCCACGCAGGCCTCTCGTTACTGGTTGCGTTCGGCTGGGGGCTGGACCTCGCACGCTGTGTTTCCTGCGGGAAAGCCTGCCCAACGGCACAAACTGCCCTGGTGGACGTCGCTCGCGGCGGGCTGATCTGCGTGAGCTGCGGCGGCGCACGGCTGCGCCTTGGCGCCGGGCCACGGGCGCGAATGATCCGCGCGGCGGAGGGAGAGAGCGGCGTACTCGAGCCGGGAGACGTCGACGCCGCCCTCACACTGATCGACCGCGCCCTGTCTGTGCACCTGGGCTTCGAGTGA
- a CDS encoding helix-turn-helix domain-containing protein — protein METVGQLLRRSRLEKRMSAEEISRATRVPMSSLERIEADRFDELPGEVFVRGFLKAYARAVGLAPEEVLALYTASRRVAWVTPLPLSSGNPAVKPARGKRYGVALAFVLLLILFTLALSIVLKPRGDDMPQELSALPCPAARA, from the coding sequence ATGGAGACGGTGGGACAGCTCCTGCGCCGAAGCCGTTTGGAAAAACGGATGAGCGCGGAAGAGATCAGCCGCGCGACGCGCGTGCCGATGTCCAGCCTCGAGCGCATCGAGGCCGACCGCTTCGACGAACTGCCGGGTGAAGTCTTCGTCCGCGGATTCTTGAAGGCGTACGCGCGCGCGGTGGGTCTGGCACCGGAAGAGGTGCTCGCGCTCTACACGGCCAGTCGGCGAGTGGCCTGGGTCACCCCCCTGCCCCTGTCCAGCGGCAATCCCGCGGTGAAGCCGGCCCGCGGCAAACGCTACGGCGTAGCCCTCGCGTTCGTGCTGTTGCTCATCCTGTTCACGCTCGCCCTCAGCATCGTGCTGAAGCCTCGCGGCGACGACATGCCGCAAGAGCTGAGCGCGCTGCCCTGCCCCGCGGCCCGCGCCTGA
- a CDS encoding tetratricopeptide repeat protein: MKASYAAVVGLLLALGSCAGQSSKNPGGGDPERMSESEYDIARDAFLRQKNPRQALEHALKALDLNDENHEAAHLVALIYLAMCSTGNDECRLPEAEKYAKAALKVKPDFREATNTLGVVLIHEKKYAEAIAVLKPLSEDMLYQTPENAWGNLGWAFLEKGQLDAAIDALSRSVAAQPLFCVGNYRLGVAHEKKKQYTEANEAFSRALATEAPACKGLQDAYLGRGRVLVKLGRGADAEADLRKCKELYPTSPAGKECSSILANLK, translated from the coding sequence ATGAAAGCCTCGTATGCTGCGGTCGTCGGGTTGCTCCTCGCTCTGGGCAGCTGTGCAGGCCAGAGCAGCAAGAACCCGGGGGGCGGTGATCCGGAACGCATGAGCGAGTCCGAGTACGACATCGCGCGCGACGCGTTCCTGCGACAGAAGAATCCCCGCCAGGCGCTGGAGCACGCGCTGAAAGCCCTGGACTTGAACGACGAAAATCACGAGGCCGCGCACCTCGTGGCGCTGATTTACCTGGCCATGTGCAGCACCGGCAACGACGAATGCCGGCTCCCCGAGGCCGAGAAATACGCGAAGGCCGCGCTCAAGGTGAAACCGGACTTCCGCGAAGCGACCAACACGCTGGGAGTGGTCCTGATTCACGAGAAGAAGTACGCCGAGGCGATCGCGGTCCTGAAACCCCTGTCGGAGGACATGCTGTACCAGACCCCCGAAAATGCTTGGGGAAATCTGGGCTGGGCGTTTCTCGAGAAGGGGCAGCTCGATGCCGCCATCGATGCACTCTCGCGCAGCGTTGCCGCTCAACCGTTGTTCTGCGTCGGCAACTACCGGTTGGGCGTGGCACACGAGAAGAAGAAGCAATACACGGAGGCCAACGAGGCCTTCAGCCGGGCCCTCGCGACCGAGGCGCCGGCGTGCAAGGGCCTGCAAGACGCCTACCTCGGGCGGGGACGGGTGCTGGTGAAACTCGGACGCGGCGCTGACGCCGAGGCCGATCTGCGCAAATGCAAGGAGCTCTACCCGACCTCTCCGGCGGGAAAAGAATGCAGCTCCATCCTGGCCAATCTCAAGTAG
- a CDS encoding Crp/Fnr family transcriptional regulator → MSSPEEQQDKLLARFGRPFSGGDVLFRDGSPAVEAYLLQDGRVRLIKQVGAVERSLRVLRPGDLFGESALVRGAPHNSTAVALSDGLALALDHSTFQQVLSSNAAVGSRVLQQLIRRLRDAEDQIEILMLRDSHSKVVVSLIKLAQLAIAASPEGEGPVQIAISPLELSARVGLDVDSVKSIIQELRDRGYVQITDESVALPDPDALRELYGLLGVRDQIRGDDDSPGKTAAISGT, encoded by the coding sequence GTGTCCAGCCCGGAGGAACAGCAAGACAAGCTGCTTGCGCGCTTTGGCCGCCCTTTTTCGGGTGGCGACGTGTTGTTTCGAGACGGCTCGCCCGCCGTCGAGGCCTACTTGCTGCAGGACGGACGGGTCCGCTTGATCAAACAGGTCGGGGCGGTCGAGCGGAGCTTGCGCGTACTTCGGCCCGGCGACCTGTTTGGAGAATCTGCCCTGGTGCGGGGCGCACCGCACAACTCGACCGCCGTGGCCCTCTCGGACGGCCTGGCTCTGGCCCTGGATCACTCGACCTTTCAGCAGGTTCTCTCCAGCAACGCCGCCGTCGGCAGCCGGGTGCTCCAGCAGCTCATTCGCCGGCTTCGAGACGCCGAAGATCAGATCGAGATCCTGATGCTGCGGGACTCCCACTCCAAGGTCGTCGTCTCCCTGATCAAGCTGGCTCAGCTCGCGATCGCGGCCAGCCCCGAAGGGGAAGGGCCGGTGCAAATCGCCATTTCCCCGCTGGAGCTGTCGGCTCGGGTGGGCCTCGACGTCGACAGCGTCAAGAGCATCATCCAAGAGCTGAGGGACCGAGGCTACGTACAGATCACGGACGAGAGCGTCGCGCTGCCGGACCCTGACGCCCTACGCGAGCTGTATGGTCTGCTCGGTGTCCGTGACCAAATCCGCGGCGACGACGACTCCCCGGGCAAGACCGCTGCGATCTCCGGCACCTAG
- the tsaB gene encoding tRNA (adenosine(37)-N6)-threonylcarbamoyltransferase complex dimerization subunit type 1 TsaB: MRQAVRILAIETSSRRGSVALLEDSALVARATHTEVARHAERIAPLLDRVLSEAAWTRASIERVAVGMGPGSFTGLRVGIAFARGIQLGLGIPLIGVGSLEAMAELGPEGRARVALLDARRDEIFAQAFGPDGAPLSEPEALPRANLASKLEARFPDAIWLGEIAKELGFSACPHQDELSALPDAVGVGRIAARRSVEASLEQPLYVRDAGASPQSLPPSPIRE, from the coding sequence ATGCGTCAGGCCGTGCGCATCCTGGCCATCGAGACCTCTTCGCGACGCGGCTCCGTCGCGCTGCTCGAGGACTCCGCTCTCGTGGCGCGGGCGACCCACACCGAGGTGGCTCGCCACGCTGAACGCATCGCCCCACTGCTCGATCGGGTCTTGAGCGAAGCCGCCTGGACTCGCGCTTCGATCGAGCGCGTTGCGGTGGGCATGGGCCCCGGCAGCTTCACCGGCCTGCGCGTCGGGATCGCGTTTGCGCGGGGCATCCAGCTCGGGCTCGGGATCCCGCTCATTGGCGTCGGCTCCCTGGAGGCCATGGCGGAGCTCGGCCCCGAGGGTCGAGCCCGGGTCGCATTGCTCGACGCTCGGCGCGACGAGATCTTCGCCCAGGCCTTTGGACCGGACGGCGCGCCGCTCTCGGAGCCCGAGGCCTTGCCCCGCGCGAACCTGGCCTCGAAGCTCGAGGCGCGTTTCCCCGACGCGATCTGGCTGGGCGAGATCGCAAAAGAGCTGGGCTTCTCGGCCTGCCCCCACCAGGATGAGCTCTCGGCTCTGCCGGATGCGGTCGGCGTGGGACGGATTGCCGCACGCCGCAGCGTCGAGGCCTCGCTCGAACAGCCGCTGTACGTGCGGGATGCCGGGGCCAGCCCCCAGAGCCTGCCGCCGTCGCCGATCCGAGAGTGA
- a CDS encoding aminotransferase class V-fold PLP-dependent enzyme — MGDGRAFERFAKSFLGLNRADPVRGGEADKRRIYLDTTATALMPEVVWQGLGHYLENACANSHTDAHRGGRDTTRAIEDSRDAIGRLVGYQPERDVVLFTANGATGATNFLARALFPAELRSVLKRFPTGSPAELVRALKSALSDTGRATLDEMLARPLVVVTMMEHHSNLIPWMEAVGHHNLRVARVDPLTGALDMADLERILQRDGARVRLVAVTEVSNVTGIVNPVHRIARMAHDVGAQILVDGAQSVPHARVELHGPEGQSLDYLVLSGHKLYAPGSRGALVGTLDTLSGRRCVTDVGGGMVDYVTMQEFELKEDVAAREEAGTPNIPGSIAMGLVAETLLAIGMDEVSKREHVLTNKLVRRLERVPGMTLYGSTDLTAVPRAGVVSFNLAGLHHGLVAAYLNDFHDISVRDGCFCAHPYVKALLQIDDQTEASYREEMLCGDRRNVPGMVRASLGVYSTDDDVEALGDALERLAKRADEMTSRYAVDRDGTFRMRDAEELPVTYAVADEVRRWLAQ, encoded by the coding sequence ATGGGAGACGGAAGAGCGTTCGAGCGATTTGCCAAGAGCTTCTTGGGACTGAACCGGGCAGATCCCGTGCGTGGAGGGGAGGCCGACAAGCGGCGCATCTATCTCGACACGACGGCGACGGCGTTGATGCCGGAGGTCGTGTGGCAGGGCCTCGGGCACTACCTGGAGAACGCCTGCGCGAACAGCCACACCGACGCCCACCGCGGCGGGCGCGACACCACGCGGGCGATCGAGGACAGTCGCGACGCCATCGGACGCCTGGTTGGGTACCAGCCGGAGCGCGACGTCGTGCTCTTCACCGCGAACGGCGCGACCGGCGCCACGAACTTCCTGGCGCGCGCGTTGTTCCCGGCCGAGTTGCGCAGTGTGCTCAAGCGTTTCCCGACCGGCTCCCCGGCTGAGCTGGTGCGCGCGCTAAAGAGCGCGCTGAGCGATACCGGTCGCGCCACGCTCGACGAGATGCTGGCTCGACCGTTGGTGGTGGTGACGATGATGGAGCACCACTCGAACCTGATCCCGTGGATGGAGGCCGTCGGGCACCACAACCTGCGGGTCGCGCGCGTCGATCCACTCACGGGCGCCCTCGACATGGCCGATCTCGAGCGGATCTTGCAGCGCGACGGGGCGCGAGTTCGGCTCGTAGCCGTCACCGAGGTCTCCAACGTCACCGGCATCGTGAACCCCGTTCACCGCATCGCGCGCATGGCGCACGACGTGGGGGCACAGATCCTCGTGGACGGCGCGCAGTCCGTGCCCCACGCCCGGGTCGAGCTGCACGGACCCGAAGGCCAGAGCCTCGACTACCTGGTGCTGTCGGGACACAAACTCTACGCACCCGGCAGCCGCGGGGCGCTGGTGGGCACGCTGGACACGCTGAGTGGGCGGCGCTGTGTCACCGATGTCGGCGGCGGCATGGTCGATTACGTCACGATGCAGGAGTTCGAGCTGAAGGAAGACGTGGCCGCGCGCGAGGAGGCGGGCACGCCGAACATCCCTGGTTCGATCGCCATGGGTCTGGTTGCCGAGACGCTGCTGGCCATTGGCATGGATGAGGTCTCGAAGCGTGAGCACGTGCTCACCAACAAGCTGGTCCGTCGGCTGGAGCGGGTGCCCGGCATGACGCTCTACGGCAGTACGGATCTCACCGCAGTGCCCCGCGCGGGGGTTGTGTCGTTCAACCTGGCGGGCCTGCATCACGGTCTGGTCGCCGCGTACCTGAACGACTTTCACGACATCTCGGTCCGCGACGGGTGTTTTTGCGCGCATCCGTACGTCAAGGCGCTGCTGCAGATCGACGATCAGACCGAGGCCAGTTATCGCGAGGAGATGTTGTGTGGCGATCGACGCAACGTGCCAGGCATGGTGCGCGCATCGCTGGGCGTCTACTCGACCGACGACGACGTCGAGGCGCTTGGGGACGCGCTCGAGCGTCTGGCGAAGCGGGCCGACGAGATGACCAGCCGCTACGCGGTGGATCGCGACGGCACCTTCCGCATGCGGGACGCGGAAGAGCTGCCGGTGACCTATGCCGTGGCGGACGAAGTGAGGCGTTGGCTCGCGCAGTGA
- a CDS encoding ferritin-like domain-containing protein: protein MADLVAVRRSFTETPLKRVHQRAVTLGETRRLRPIPWEKFRRARYPELALALAVNELSALAHGEYLAVEQFARVSAALAMNGAPIDLVAAAARIPADEIRHADHALHMASLCADREVTLSIPRPTYAENAGGSASLERLDMMMIELPTISETLSAALISACAERATDPVVRAVLNQIVADEIHHLRLGWYYLAWRSPQWSRAELQRAADFAADMIIKIEEEFWQGRDAPRSCKKAADALGVLDSKSQRTAVRRVMQDELVPGLDALGLGASHAWRVRRRGRA, encoded by the coding sequence GTGGCTGACCTGGTCGCGGTCCGCCGTTCGTTCACCGAGACACCCCTCAAGCGCGTGCACCAGCGCGCGGTCACTCTCGGCGAAACACGCCGACTGCGCCCGATCCCGTGGGAGAAGTTCCGCCGTGCGCGCTACCCCGAGCTGGCTCTCGCACTCGCCGTCAACGAGCTGTCCGCTCTGGCACACGGCGAGTACTTGGCCGTGGAGCAGTTCGCGCGGGTGTCGGCAGCGCTGGCGATGAACGGCGCCCCCATCGATCTTGTAGCCGCTGCCGCGCGAATTCCGGCCGATGAAATCCGACACGCCGACCACGCTCTGCACATGGCCTCACTGTGCGCCGACCGTGAGGTCACGCTGAGCATCCCTCGGCCAACCTACGCGGAGAACGCCGGCGGAAGCGCGAGCCTCGAACGCCTCGACATGATGATGATCGAGCTCCCGACCATCAGCGAGACGCTCTCGGCCGCGCTGATCTCGGCCTGTGCCGAGCGCGCCACCGATCCAGTCGTGCGAGCCGTACTGAACCAGATCGTCGCGGACGAGATCCACCACCTGCGCCTCGGTTGGTATTACCTGGCGTGGCGCTCTCCACAATGGTCGCGCGCAGAGCTGCAGCGCGCTGCGGACTTCGCGGCCGATATGATCATCAAGATCGAGGAGGAGTTCTGGCAAGGCCGGGACGCCCCGCGCTCGTGCAAGAAGGCCGCGGACGCTCTGGGAGTGCTGGACTCCAAGTCGCAGCGCACCGCCGTGCGACGCGTGATGCAAGACGAGCTCGTCCCGGGCCTCGACGCGCTGGGCCTCGGCGCGTCGCACGCCTGGCGCGTGCGACGTCGCGGCCGCGCGTGA
- a CDS encoding four helix bundle protein has product MLRIYPVILELLRELRSVIARLERRDADLTRQLRRCATSIALNVGEGMGSRGKLRRARYHTALGSARQTLACLKVACALGYLASLDPALVAKLKRVTGTLVRLVGA; this is encoded by the coding sequence ATGTTGCGAATCTATCCGGTCATTCTCGAGCTCTTGCGGGAGCTCCGCTCCGTCATCGCTCGGCTCGAACGGCGCGATGCTGACCTGACCCGTCAGCTGCGTCGCTGTGCCACCAGCATTGCGCTCAACGTCGGCGAGGGCATGGGGTCGCGCGGTAAGCTTCGCCGGGCCCGCTATCACACCGCTCTCGGCTCCGCACGCCAGACTCTGGCCTGTCTGAAGGTCGCTTGCGCGCTTGGCTACCTGGCTTCGCTCGACCCAGCGCTCGTCGCCAAGCTCAAGCGCGTCACCGGCACGCTCGTCCGCTTGGTCGGCGCCTGA
- a CDS encoding L-2-amino-thiazoline-4-carboxylic acid hydrolase, translating to MSHWQHRPEPAWQKFRFKQPYARGLERLRNDVLGKTDFDPAVLWQWGTMQAMALIELLESAEARFGAEGQELVYAALHKVGLDVGRQILDSFEWPPDLTAPEFVSFYATVINRIAYASLEEPRIDTNDQVSFDIVWCPHQDHYKAFDCRVQRYFVQGMIDAAKEISGAFGFEVRFDSTIPSGAPTCHFTLWKATDEEKSVWSDTTRLINEKALARSKRDRAK from the coding sequence ATGTCGCACTGGCAGCACCGACCCGAGCCCGCCTGGCAGAAGTTCCGCTTCAAGCAACCGTACGCGCGGGGGCTCGAGCGCCTGCGCAACGACGTGCTCGGCAAGACCGACTTCGACCCTGCGGTGCTGTGGCAGTGGGGGACGATGCAGGCGATGGCGCTGATCGAGCTGCTCGAGTCGGCAGAGGCGCGCTTTGGCGCCGAGGGGCAAGAGCTCGTGTACGCGGCGCTGCACAAGGTCGGCCTGGACGTCGGTCGGCAGATCCTCGACAGCTTCGAGTGGCCCCCGGACCTAACGGCGCCCGAGTTCGTCTCGTTCTACGCCACGGTGATCAACCGCATCGCGTATGCGTCGCTGGAAGAGCCGCGCATCGACACGAACGACCAGGTCAGCTTCGACATCGTGTGGTGCCCGCACCAGGACCACTACAAGGCGTTCGACTGCCGGGTGCAGCGTTATTTCGTGCAAGGCATGATCGACGCGGCCAAGGAGATCTCGGGTGCCTTCGGCTTCGAGGTTCGTTTCGACTCGACCATTCCGTCCGGCGCGCCCACGTGCCACTTCACGCTGTGGAAGGCGACGGATGAAGAAAAGAGCGTGTGGAGTGACACGACTCGGCTGATCAACGAGAAGGCGCTGGCGCGCTCGAAGCGCGATCGCGCGAAGTGA